The following are encoded in a window of Gossypium raimondii isolate GPD5lz chromosome 13, ASM2569854v1, whole genome shotgun sequence genomic DNA:
- the LOC105767237 gene encoding protein trichome birefringence-like 3: MSFAASPSAIMIKTYKGKLPLSVITVIVCAFAFLALLYTQSLTFLSSNYILKSKSCARRGAVVEANDHRTAEENVEILEIDDRFEFDPEECDIGKGKWVFNRSIKPLYTDTSCPYLDRQFSCVKNGRLDFDYHHWEWQPEDCDLPRFHPELALQKLRGKRLLFAGDSLQRNQWESFVCMVEWTIPPEKKSMKRGKVHSVFKAKEYNATIEFYWAPFLIESNTDIDVLDPKKRILKIDSVAKHSKHWEGADILAFNTYVWWMSGLRLKTLWGSFVNGDEGYAELDTAVAYQIGLKTWANWIDSTLNPNKTRVFFTTISPIHTRSEEWGKTDGLKCFNETKPVKKLWGSGSDKEMMSVVVGVLKKMKVAVTVVNITQLSEYRVDAHSSIYTETGGRLLNDEEKADPGRHADCIHWCLPGVPDTWNRIFLAHL; the protein is encoded by the exons ATGAGCTTTGCGGCATCTCCTTCAGCCATAATGATTAAAACTTACAAAGGAAAGCTACCTCTTTCTGTTATCACAGTTATAGTCTGCGCTTTTGCATTCCTTGCTCTTCTATATACACAAAGCTTAACCTTTCTTTCTTCAAATTATATTCTCAAATCTAAGTCCTGTGCTAGAAGAGGTGCTGTTGTAGAAGCTA ATGATCATAGAACGGCAGAGGAGAACGTAGAAATCCTCGAAATCGATGACAGGTTCGAGTTTGACCCTGAAGAGTGCGATATTGGTAAAGGTAAGTGGGTGTTCAACCGCTCTATCAAGCCATTGTACACAGATACAAGTTGCCCATACCTGGACAGGCAATTTTCTTGCGTCAAAAATGGCCGGCTTGATTTTGACTACCACCACTGGGAGTGGCAGCCTGAGGACTGCGACTTGCCTAG ATTTCATCCAGAACTTGCACTTCAAAAGCTTCGAGGAAAGAGGCTACTCTTTGCTGGGGATTCCCTGCAAAGGAATCAATGGGAATCTTTCGTTTGCATGGTTGAATGGACTATACCTCCAGAAAAGAAGTCTATGAAACGAGGAAAAGTTCATTCTGTCTTCAAAGCCAAg GAATATAATGCAACGATTGAATTTTACTGGGCCCCGTTTCTTATTGAATCCAATACGGATATCGACGTTTTAGATCCGAAGAAAAGAATACTAAAAATTGATTCAGTTGCCAAGCACTCTAAACACTGGGAAGGAGCTGATATACTCGCGTTTAATACTTACGTTTGGTGGATGAGTGGGCTTAGACTCAAGACATT ATGGGGTTCATTTGTAAATGGCGATGAAGGTTACGCAGAGCTGGATACAGCAGTTGCCTACCAAATAGGTTTGAAGACGTGGGCTAACTGGATCGATTCAACTTTAAATCCCAACAAGACCCGTGTTTTCTTCACAACTATATCCCCTATCCATACAAG AAGCGAAGAGTGGGGCAAGACAGATGGGCTGAAATGTTTCAATGAAACAAAGCCAGTGAAGAAGTTGTGGGGAAGTGGTTCCGACAAGGAGATGATGAGTGTGGTGGTGGGTGTgctgaagaaaatgaaagttgcAGTTACAGTTGTAAATATAACACAGCTCTCAGAGTACAGAGTCGACGCacattcatcaatttatacaGAGACTGGGGGGAGGCTCTTAAATGATGAGGAAAAAGCAGACCCTGGACGCCATGCTGATTGCATCCATTGGTGCCTGCCTGGTGTTCCTGATACTTGGAATCGAATATTTTTGGCACATTTGTAG